The proteins below come from a single Mercenaria mercenaria strain notata chromosome 3, MADL_Memer_1, whole genome shotgun sequence genomic window:
- the LOC123523986 gene encoding transmembrane protein 18-like, whose translation MADDSRNDFRGPINPIRVNEIDGLIKYLQSINWTEPWFCGLAAFHLTCAILTVLTRNKGVLQAIYFSVLMILVFCAEYINEWAAKNFKLFASEQYFDSNGLFISIVFSMPLLMNCLVIVISWLWDVGMLIHNVKQLKIKQRSRQAEKQKGKDAKEESTEEETEQDSQENQDSEDKKEK comes from the coding sequence atggcTGACGATTCAAGAAATGATTTCAGAGGTCCAATAAATCCCATTAGAGTTAATGAGATAGACGGATTAATAAAATACCTACAAAGTATAAACTGGACGGAACCTTGGTTCTGCGGTCTTGCTGCTTTCCATCTTACATGTGCAATATTGACTGTGCTTACAAGAAATAAGGGAGTGCTACAAGCCATTTATTTCAGTGTTTTAATGATTCTGGTATTCTGTGCGGAATATATAAATGAATGGGCAGCTAAGAATTTTAAACTATTTGCCAGTGAGCAATATTTTGACAGTAACGGTTTGTTTATCTCGATTGTATTCTCTATGCCGTTGTTGATGAACTGTTTAGTGATCGTCATCTCATGGCTGTGGGACGTGGGAATGTTGATTCACAATgttaaacagttaaaaataaaacagagaaGTAGACAGGCTGAGAAACAGAAAGGGAAGGACGCCAAGGAGGAGAGTACAGAAGAGGAAACTGAACAGGATTCGCAAGAAAATCAAGATAGTGAGGATAAGAAAGAGAAGTGA